The Cyclobacteriaceae bacterium genome includes a region encoding these proteins:
- a CDS encoding outer membrane beta-barrel protein → MKNFLIALFFCLTAISFYANAQATNDILIGGGLDVVKTDNVKVFDKAQIGFEANYFIQRRFAIGAGLEIWTRQRNSFVMGVRWYANDNIFLRFRGLIGANDASFGAGYSKPIGKNWRFEALGDFFFDSQRFALRGGLSYVIRR, encoded by the coding sequence ATGAAAAACTTTTTAATTGCTCTGTTCTTTTGTTTAACTGCGATCTCTTTTTATGCCAATGCTCAGGCCACCAATGATATCCTCATTGGCGGCGGACTGGATGTCGTCAAGACTGATAATGTCAAAGTCTTTGATAAGGCTCAGATTGGCTTCGAAGCAAACTATTTTATTCAAAGACGCTTTGCCATTGGTGCCGGTCTCGAAATCTGGACACGACAAAGAAATTCGTTCGTTATGGGTGTGCGCTGGTATGCCAACGATAATATTTTTCTTCGCTTTCGCGGATTGATTGGAGCAAACGACGCCTCTTTTGGTGCTGGGTATTCCAAACCCATTGGAAAGAACTGGAGGTTTGAAGCGTTGGGAGATTTCTTCTTCGACAGTCAGAGGTTTGCTCTGAGGGGCGGACTGAGTTACGTTATCCGGAGGTAG
- a CDS encoding superoxide dismutase, protein MAFTLPALPYAANALEPHIDARTMEIHHGKHHNAYVTNLNTALAGKPEENLSIEEICKNISKYPAPVRNNGGGHYNHSLFWTIMGPNSGGAPTGALADAINAAFGTFDEFKTKFNAAATGRFGSGWAWLIKDASGKLAITSTPNQDNPLMDVAEVKGTPLLGLDVWEHAYYLNYQNRRPDYCAAFWNVVNWSEVAKRFA, encoded by the coding sequence ATGGCCTTTACACTTCCAGCTCTTCCTTATGCAGCGAATGCTTTGGAACCTCATATTGACGCTCGTACGATGGAAATCCATCATGGCAAACATCACAATGCTTATGTTACAAATCTTAACACCGCTCTTGCCGGTAAGCCGGAAGAAAATCTGAGCATCGAAGAGATTTGCAAGAATATTTCAAAGTACCCGGCACCTGTTCGTAATAACGGAGGCGGTCATTATAATCACAGTCTGTTCTGGACGATCATGGGACCGAATTCTGGTGGCGCACCAACAGGCGCTTTGGCAGATGCAATCAATGCTGCGTTTGGAACTTTCGATGAGTTCAAGACAAAATTCAACGCTGCAGCAACCGGACGATTTGGTTCAGGTTGGGCATGGCTTATTAAAGATGCTTCCGGCAAGCTGGCCATCACTTCAACACCTAACCAGGATAATCCTTTGATGGATGTTGCTGAAGTGAAGGGAACTCCTCTTTTAGGATTGGATGTCTGGGAGCATGCTTATTATCTCAACTATCAAAACCGTCGCCCGGATTATTGTGCAGCTTTCTGGAATGTTGTCAACTGGAGCGAAGTAGCAAAGAGATTTGCTTAA
- a CDS encoding DinB family protein: MKTLPWFDRKFDFGLPVNMLPFFLERLEGTIIRIEHKVKGKNEKFLSEKFNDKWSVKQHIVHLAEVDQINNRRVDEMKAGVEVLSPAVFEPKDCNLWSIEKVLDYFRTARMENLAKYKSLSEAELAKSSIHPRLKVPMTAIDLAFFDAEHDDHHLLKISETISDHVHA, translated from the coding sequence ATGAAAACACTTCCCTGGTTTGATCGCAAATTCGACTTCGGACTTCCGGTAAATATGTTGCCGTTCTTCCTTGAACGACTGGAAGGAACAATCATTCGCATTGAACATAAGGTGAAAGGAAAAAACGAAAAGTTTCTTTCTGAGAAGTTCAATGATAAGTGGTCAGTGAAGCAACACATCGTCCATCTGGCGGAAGTTGATCAGATCAACAACAGAAGAGTGGATGAGATGAAGGCTGGGGTGGAAGTTTTATCTCCCGCTGTATTTGAACCAAAAGATTGCAATCTGTGGTCAATTGAAAAAGTCCTTGATTATTTTCGTACAGCAAGAATGGAAAATCTTGCGAAGTACAAATCTCTTTCAGAAGCAGAACTGGCAAAATCTTCCATCCATCCAAGATTAAAGGTCCCAATGACTGCTATTGATCTTGCATTCTTTGATGCTGAGCATGACGATCATCATTTGTTAAAGATCTCAGAAACCATCTCTGACCATGTACACGCCTAA
- a CDS encoding EamA family transporter, which produces MKNNKNLIAYLALAAVCIIWGTTYLALRIGVTQFPAFLFSMIRFLCAGPILVVFMLTVGKAQLPSKKVIFNQAIVGLLMITLGISVVGWSEKYISSGLAAIICSVMPIWIVLINIITTKEERPNWLIILGLLTGLTGIILIFGEHIAEFSDSNYRVGILMTFLANLCWAIGSVWIKKNNGNSNPFLNAGLQMVFGGLFLIPFSLVFDDYRTIQWPAEVVYSLIYMILIGSVAAYACYSYAIKNLPMTLVSLYAYINPIVAVVLGWLILSEKLNTKIGIAIFITVAGIYLVNKGYQMKNSSEKPFQGIRSILRSIKAIAFH; this is translated from the coding sequence ATGAAAAATAACAAAAACCTGATTGCTTACCTGGCGCTGGCCGCTGTATGTATCATCTGGGGTACCACGTACCTTGCTTTACGCATCGGTGTTACTCAGTTTCCGGCATTTCTTTTCTCGATGATCCGCTTTCTTTGCGCCGGTCCTATCCTGGTAGTGTTTATGCTAACCGTTGGAAAGGCACAATTACCCAGTAAAAAGGTGATTTTCAATCAGGCAATCGTCGGTTTGCTTATGATCACACTTGGAATCAGTGTGGTGGGCTGGAGTGAAAAATATATTTCCAGCGGACTCGCTGCTATTATTTGTTCTGTTATGCCGATCTGGATCGTGCTGATCAATATCATCACGACCAAAGAAGAACGTCCTAACTGGCTCATCATTCTTGGACTTCTTACCGGACTTACCGGCATCATCCTGATCTTCGGTGAACACATCGCGGAATTTTCAGACTCCAATTATCGTGTAGGAATTCTCATGACCTTCCTGGCTAATTTATGCTGGGCGATCGGAAGTGTTTGGATCAAGAAAAATAATGGGAATAGTAATCCATTCCTCAATGCAGGATTGCAAATGGTCTTTGGCGGACTCTTCCTCATTCCATTCAGTCTTGTGTTTGATGATTACCGCACAATTCAATGGCCGGCAGAAGTAGTTTATTCTTTGATCTACATGATATTGATCGGATCCGTTGCGGCGTATGCCTGCTATTCATACGCGATCAAGAATCTTCCAATGACATTGGTCTCCCTTTACGCATACATCAATCCAATTGTAGCGGTTGTTCTTGGATGGCTTATCCTTTCTGAAAAGCTGAATACTAAAATTGGTATTGCCATATTCATCACTGTAGCCGGAATCTATCTGGTGAACAAGGGATATCAGATGAAAAACTCTTCAGAGAAACCTTTTCAGGGAATCCGTTCCATACTGCGCTCTATTAAAGCAATAGCTTTTCACTGA
- a CDS encoding FMN-binding negative transcriptional regulator, protein MYTPKNFRNENSDELKQFIRDNGFGILISQMEGKPWATHIPMILSEDGKTLTGHVARANFQWKNFDTASDVLAVFSGPHAYISSSWYDHENVPTWNYIAVHVTGKIRIIEDEALLQSLKDLVNKYEKDSACPVTVEKMTPKLLQADIKAIVAFEIQIEKMEASYKLSQNRDDKNYQQIIAELQRRNDTGSSEIAREMKKNRSVEKH, encoded by the coding sequence ATGTACACGCCTAAGAATTTCAGAAATGAGAATTCAGATGAATTAAAACAGTTCATCCGCGATAACGGGTTTGGCATCCTGATAAGTCAAATGGAAGGGAAGCCATGGGCAACGCACATTCCCATGATCCTGAGTGAAGATGGAAAGACTCTTACGGGACACGTTGCAAGAGCAAACTTTCAATGGAAAAATTTTGATACAGCCTCTGACGTACTGGCTGTTTTCAGCGGACCTCATGCTTATATTTCTTCTTCCTGGTATGATCACGAAAACGTTCCTACCTGGAATTATATCGCAGTCCACGTCACCGGCAAGATCCGGATCATCGAAGATGAAGCATTGCTACAATCATTGAAAGATCTGGTTAATAAATACGAGAAAGATTCTGCTTGTCCGGTAACTGTTGAAAAAATGACTCCCAAACTTTTACAGGCAGACATAAAAGCAATTGTTGCTTTTGAGATACAGATTGAAAAAATGGAAGCCTCTTATAAGCTTTCGCAGAACCGTGACGACAAAAATTATCAACAGATCATAGCAGAGTTGCAACGAAGAAATGACACGGGATCAAGCGAGATTGCCCGGGAAATGAAGAAGAACAGAAGTGTGGAAAAACACTAG
- a CDS encoding peptidase S41 — translation MKNLVSTVLLAIAFINLSGQTSLPSFTEPALSPSGDEIAFVSGGDIWTVSSKGGEARLLVVSESFESRPLYSPDGKYIAFTSQRSGNGDVYIIRLDNGELKRLTFDDGLDEVSAWTPDSGWIFFSTTGKEISGMGDVFKVSILGGTPVLLLDEPYTNEFFANPSGDGNAIAFNARGVASRQWWRRGHSHLDESEIWIRKNNGELSKVTDRGAKSLWPMWSKDNSSIFYTSDRDGIENLWSQPLNGAAKKLTTFTNGRVLWPSMSYDGKTILFERDLTIWKYDIASTKAEPVTIIKKGSASAPLSIVSKLTNQFNEFALSPDGKKIAFIVKGEVFAVSAKDGGDAVRVTSSLQPEDDITWTGDSKSIIYSASTSSKRQLFSYSFDSRSVKQLTNSAYHNEFPFVSPDGKSLAYIRDGKELHVMDIASGTDKRLATAYFNRGAVASNSVVWSPDNKWIAFASSGVKSFRNISIVSAQGGEVRPVSFLSNSFGGNLIWAKEGKYLLYLSRQRTESGQVARIDLVPQTPLFAEERFQNLFSDPVVEPKVTPEAKPSVKKTDDAIAEKPKDKKSVTIVWEGIQQRISFLPIGLDANSITLSNDGKTLLVAAAVAGQENLYTWSLDPSAKEAPVAKQLTSTPGGKNSPVFSSDDKDVFYLEQGRIQKINIESRQAKGVDITAEVETNFLTQKSAMYQQAWEIQRDNFYDTAYHGRDWNAAGKKYAPYANGAGSPDELRRIIGLLLGELNASHSGVSAPNGSAITAAGRIGLRFESSAVEKGQLKIKSIIPLSPAAVSGNIKLGEYVVAVDDTLITSSVNYDKLLLNKIGKRVTLKISPTTSVKEARSVDLKPVNMATEKGLLYKEWVAQQRDYVHKKSNGRLGYVHMFDMSSESLNQLYFDLDAENHAREGVVVDVRNNNGGFVNAYALDVFSRKAYMTMTIRGLPSAPARTQLGQRSLELPTILLINQHSLSDAEDFTEGYKTLQLGKVVGEPTGGWIIYTSGTQLIDGSNLRLPFIRITDHEGKNMELAPRQPDIKVSRALGESGNKVDTQLDTAVKELLGDIDSNKKK, via the coding sequence ATGAAAAATCTCGTCTCCACCGTACTTCTTGCTATTGCTTTCATTAATCTATCAGGACAAACATCTCTCCCCTCTTTTACTGAGCCTGCGCTTTCACCCTCCGGTGATGAGATTGCTTTTGTTTCGGGTGGGGACATCTGGACGGTATCCTCAAAAGGTGGAGAAGCACGATTACTGGTAGTCAGTGAAAGTTTTGAATCACGGCCTCTTTATTCTCCTGATGGAAAATACATTGCCTTTACAAGTCAGCGCTCCGGAAACGGTGACGTTTATATTATCAGGCTTGATAACGGCGAACTTAAACGCCTGACCTTTGATGACGGCCTCGACGAAGTAAGCGCCTGGACACCCGATTCAGGTTGGATATTCTTCTCCACAACCGGAAAGGAAATATCAGGAATGGGAGATGTCTTCAAAGTTTCAATCCTTGGAGGAACACCTGTGTTACTTCTCGATGAACCTTATACAAATGAATTTTTTGCAAATCCATCAGGTGACGGCAATGCCATTGCCTTTAATGCCCGTGGTGTAGCATCACGTCAATGGTGGAGAAGAGGACATAGTCATCTTGATGAATCAGAGATCTGGATCAGAAAAAATAACGGTGAACTTTCAAAAGTTACCGATCGCGGAGCAAAAAGTCTCTGGCCGATGTGGAGCAAAGACAATTCTTCAATTTTCTACACTTCCGATCGGGATGGAATTGAAAATCTCTGGTCGCAGCCATTGAATGGTGCAGCAAAAAAACTTACCACGTTTACAAATGGAAGAGTTCTCTGGCCATCCATGAGCTATGATGGAAAGACAATTCTCTTTGAACGTGACCTGACTATCTGGAAATATGATATTGCTTCTACCAAAGCTGAACCTGTCACTATCATTAAAAAAGGATCTGCATCTGCTCCACTATCCATTGTTTCAAAGCTTACCAACCAATTCAATGAATTTGCCCTGTCACCCGATGGAAAGAAGATTGCCTTCATTGTAAAGGGCGAAGTATTTGCTGTCTCAGCAAAAGATGGAGGTGATGCGGTTCGTGTTACCAGCAGTCTTCAACCGGAAGATGATATCACGTGGACCGGTGACAGCAAGTCGATCATTTACTCGGCATCTACTTCCAGCAAGCGTCAGTTATTTTCGTATTCTTTTGATTCGAGATCAGTCAAGCAACTTACTAATAGCGCTTATCACAATGAATTCCCATTTGTATCTCCTGATGGAAAGTCATTAGCCTACATCCGTGATGGAAAAGAACTACATGTTATGGACATCGCTTCAGGTACTGATAAGCGTTTAGCCACGGCTTACTTCAATCGCGGAGCAGTTGCTTCCAATTCAGTTGTATGGTCACCTGATAATAAATGGATTGCCTTTGCTTCCTCTGGTGTCAAATCTTTCAGGAACATATCCATTGTCTCAGCACAAGGTGGAGAAGTGAGACCAGTATCCTTCCTTTCAAACTCATTCGGAGGAAATCTGATCTGGGCTAAAGAGGGAAAGTATCTCCTCTATCTATCCCGTCAGAGAACAGAAAGCGGACAGGTAGCACGCATAGACCTTGTTCCTCAAACTCCATTGTTTGCTGAGGAGCGCTTCCAAAATCTGTTTAGTGATCCTGTAGTTGAACCGAAAGTCACTCCGGAAGCAAAGCCTTCAGTCAAAAAAACAGACGATGCAATTGCTGAAAAGCCTAAGGATAAAAAATCAGTTACGATCGTTTGGGAAGGAATTCAACAGCGGATCAGCTTTTTGCCAATCGGACTGGATGCAAATTCCATAACGCTCAGCAATGATGGGAAAACCCTTCTTGTTGCAGCGGCTGTGGCAGGTCAGGAAAATCTTTACACGTGGTCATTAGATCCCTCTGCAAAAGAAGCGCCGGTTGCCAAACAACTTACCAGCACTCCTGGCGGAAAGAATAGTCCTGTGTTCAGCAGCGATGATAAAGATGTATTCTATTTAGAACAGGGTCGCATACAAAAAATAAACATTGAAAGTCGTCAGGCGAAGGGTGTAGACATCACGGCAGAAGTCGAGACTAATTTTCTCACTCAAAAGTCGGCGATGTACCAGCAGGCATGGGAAATCCAGCGTGATAATTTTTATGATACTGCCTACCATGGCAGAGACTGGAATGCAGCGGGAAAGAAATATGCACCCTATGCGAATGGAGCAGGAAGTCCTGATGAGCTGCGAAGAATTATCGGTCTTCTGTTAGGTGAACTAAACGCATCTCACTCTGGAGTGAGTGCACCCAACGGATCAGCCATTACAGCAGCAGGAAGGATTGGATTAAGATTTGAATCCAGCGCCGTTGAAAAAGGTCAGCTAAAGATAAAATCAATCATTCCATTAAGTCCGGCTGCCGTGTCCGGAAATATAAAGCTGGGAGAATATGTAGTTGCTGTAGACGATACGCTGATTACGTCATCTGTCAACTATGATAAGTTGCTATTAAATAAGATTGGCAAACGAGTTACTCTTAAAATAAGTCCGACAACTTCAGTCAAAGAAGCCAGAAGTGTTGATCTGAAGCCTGTTAATATGGCCACTGAAAAAGGATTGCTCTACAAAGAGTGGGTAGCTCAACAGAGAGACTATGTGCACAAGAAAAGCAATGGCCGGTTGGGTTATGTTCACATGTTCGATATGTCATCAGAATCATTGAATCAATTGTATTTTGATCTGGATGCGGAGAATCACGCACGTGAAGGTGTGGTGGTGGACGTTAGAAACAACAATGGAGGATTTGTAAATGCTTATGCACTGGATGTATTTTCACGAAAGGCATACATGACGATGACTATCAGAGGTTTGCCTTCAGCGCCAGCAAGGACACAATTGGGACAACGCTCACTGGAGCTGCCAACGATCCTGCTTATCAATCAGCATTCGTTATCCGATGCAGAAGATTTCACAGAAGGATACAAGACTCTTCAGTTGGGTAAGGTTGTAGGTGAACCTACAGGAGGATGGATTATTTATACATCAGGAACACAATTAATAGACGGCTCCAATTTACGACTGCCTTTTATACGGATCACAGATCATGAGGGTAAGAATATGGAACTGGCGCCACGACAGCCCGATATCAAAGTGAGCAGAGCATTGGGAGAAAGTGGAAATAAAGTCGATACTCAATTAGACACCGCTGTGAAAGAGTTGCTGGGGGATATTGATTCTAACAAGAAGAAATAA
- the uvrB gene encoding excinuclease ABC subunit UvrB, translating to MDFKLTSEYVPTGDQPAAIKKLVTGIEEGEAHQTLLGVTGSGKTFTVANVIANTNRPTLVLSHNKTLAAQLFGEFKQFFPENAVEFFISYYDYYQPEAFIPSSNLYIEKDLSINEEIEKLRLSATSALLTGRRDVIVVASVSCIYGIGNPVEFGKNRIQLKVGEMISRNKLLFGLVDILYSRSEVEFKRSNFRVKGDTVDVFLAYADYAIRIYFLGDEIESIQRIDPVTGRKISNESVVTIFPANLFVTGKDSLHQAIREIQDDMMLQVELFESDKRHLEAKRLKERTEFDLEMMRELGYCSGIENYSRYFDRRKPGDRPFCLIDYFPDDYLMVIDESHVSVPQVRAMWGGDRSRKANLVDFGFRLPSALDNRPLTFNEFETLMNQVVYVSATPSEYELRKSEGVVVEQIIRPTGLLDPQIDVRPSKTQIDDLLEEIDERVKRRERVLVTTLTKRMAEELTKFLERASVKCRYIHSEVATLDRVEILRELRLGVFDVLVGVNLLREGLDLPEVSLVAILDADKEGFLRNERSLVQTIGRAARNVNGRVIMYADKITESMQMAIDETDRRRKIQTEYNIANGITPQTIIRSKDSILGQTKVADSKKSFKKYYVENEETSLAADPVMAYLSKEELTKMVDQTRKAMEKAAKELEFMDAARLRDEFLALQKMLEDKK from the coding sequence ATGGATTTCAAACTGACGAGCGAATACGTACCGACCGGAGATCAGCCGGCGGCAATCAAGAAATTAGTTACGGGCATTGAAGAAGGAGAAGCACACCAGACGCTGTTAGGTGTTACCGGCTCCGGGAAGACTTTTACAGTCGCCAACGTAATTGCCAACACGAACAGACCTACCCTTGTATTAAGTCACAATAAAACTCTTGCAGCTCAGCTATTTGGGGAGTTCAAACAGTTCTTCCCCGAAAATGCTGTCGAGTTCTTTATCTCCTATTACGATTATTACCAGCCGGAAGCGTTCATTCCTTCTTCCAATCTTTACATTGAAAAAGATCTTTCCATCAATGAAGAAATTGAGAAGCTCAGATTGAGTGCTACCTCGGCTCTGCTCACGGGCAGAAGAGATGTGATCGTAGTGGCATCCGTTTCATGTATTTACGGTATCGGAAATCCGGTTGAGTTTGGGAAGAACAGAATACAGCTTAAGGTCGGCGAGATGATCTCACGGAACAAGCTGCTGTTTGGCCTGGTGGATATTCTTTACAGTCGCTCAGAAGTCGAATTCAAGAGAAGTAATTTCAGAGTGAAGGGCGATACGGTAGATGTATTTCTTGCGTATGCCGATTATGCTATCCGGATCTATTTCCTGGGAGACGAGATTGAATCTATTCAGAGGATCGATCCAGTGACGGGAAGAAAGATCTCCAATGAAAGTGTGGTGACCATATTCCCTGCCAACCTTTTCGTTACAGGAAAGGACTCCTTACATCAGGCGATCCGTGAGATTCAGGATGATATGATGCTGCAGGTTGAATTGTTTGAATCAGATAAACGTCACCTGGAAGCCAAACGATTAAAAGAACGAACCGAGTTTGATCTGGAAATGATGCGTGAGCTGGGCTATTGCAGCGGCATTGAAAATTACTCGCGATACTTTGATAGAAGAAAGCCTGGCGACAGACCCTTCTGTCTGATTGACTACTTCCCGGACGACTATTTAATGGTCATTGACGAAAGTCACGTAAGCGTTCCTCAGGTTCGCGCGATGTGGGGTGGAGACCGTTCGCGCAAAGCAAATCTGGTTGATTTTGGATTTCGGTTGCCATCAGCGCTTGACAATCGCCCATTGACTTTCAATGAATTTGAAACATTGATGAATCAGGTCGTGTACGTAAGCGCAACGCCCAGTGAATATGAATTAAGGAAATCAGAAGGTGTTGTTGTTGAGCAGATCATTCGCCCGACGGGATTGCTGGATCCGCAGATAGATGTTCGCCCCAGCAAGACACAGATCGACGATCTTCTGGAAGAAATTGATGAGAGGGTGAAGAGAAGAGAACGTGTTCTGGTGACGACGTTGACCAAAAGAATGGCAGAGGAGCTTACTAAGTTTTTAGAAAGAGCATCTGTAAAATGTCGGTACATCCATTCAGAAGTTGCGACTCTTGACCGGGTTGAGATCTTAAGAGAATTGCGTTTAGGAGTATTTGATGTGCTGGTGGGTGTCAATCTTTTGCGCGAAGGACTGGATCTTCCTGAGGTTTCCCTGGTGGCTATTCTGGATGCCGACAAGGAAGGCTTCTTGCGAAATGAGAGATCACTGGTTCAGACGATAGGCCGCGCTGCAAGAAATGTCAATGGTCGTGTCATCATGTATGCTGACAAGATCACGGAATCCATGCAGATGGCCATCGATGAAACAGATCGCAGAAGAAAGATCCAGACGGAATATAATATTGCGAACGGGATCACGCCTCAGACCATCATCCGTTCCAAAGATTCAATTCTTGGGCAAACGAAAGTGGCTGACTCCAAGAAGTCTTTCAAGAAATACTATGTTGAAAATGAAGAGACCTCTCTTGCGGCAGATCCTGTAATGGCTTACCTCAGCAAGGAGGAGCTAACCAAAATGGTGGATCAGACCAGGAAGGCAATGGAAAAGGCAGCGAAGGAACTCGAATTTATGGACGCTGCCAGATTAAGAGACGAGTTTTTAGCTTTGCAGAAAATGCTGGAGGATAAGAAATGA
- a CDS encoding branched-chain amino acid aminotransferase: protein MTLTASIPVQKTSHSRLKETDFDNLEFGKYISDHMLISDWAAGNWSEPVIVPFGELKMTPAILALHYGQSIFEGMKAFKRPDGTINIFRPHKHLDRMNKSLDRMCMPRITFDMFIQCLHALIEVDKDWIPTFEGSSLYIRPVVFASESRLGVKVADKYKFVILTSPVGPYYSKPFRLKVEDHFTRTADGGTGFAKCAGNYGGAFYPTQVAKNEGFDQILWTDHKEHKYIDEVGMMNVMFVMNGKIVTPNLSSAILDGITRDSLLTMAREMGLPVEERRVSIDELEEGFKNKTLTEAFGAGTAAVVAPIAVIHIHGTDYQLPAVSSSSIQQKLKAKLTDVRLGNTPDAHNWNYII from the coding sequence ATGACACTGACAGCATCCATTCCGGTACAAAAAACGTCTCATTCACGCCTGAAAGAAACTGATTTCGATAACCTCGAATTCGGAAAGTATATTTCAGATCACATGCTTATTTCTGACTGGGCTGCTGGCAACTGGAGCGAGCCTGTTATTGTTCCATTCGGTGAGCTTAAGATGACACCTGCTATTCTGGCACTTCATTATGGCCAATCGATTTTTGAAGGCATGAAGGCATTCAAAAGACCGGATGGAACCATCAATATCTTCCGTCCGCATAAACATCTTGATCGCATGAACAAATCACTGGATCGCATGTGCATGCCCAGGATCACATTTGATATGTTCATCCAATGCCTCCACGCTCTGATAGAAGTTGATAAAGACTGGATCCCGACATTTGAAGGCTCTTCTCTTTACATTCGTCCGGTAGTATTCGCATCTGAATCACGCCTGGGAGTAAAGGTTGCCGATAAATATAAATTCGTAATACTTACCAGTCCCGTCGGACCATATTACAGCAAACCCTTCAGACTTAAGGTTGAAGATCATTTTACGCGCACAGCAGATGGCGGCACAGGTTTCGCAAAGTGTGCTGGTAACTATGGAGGAGCATTCTACCCAACACAAGTAGCCAAGAATGAAGGCTTCGACCAGATCCTCTGGACGGATCATAAAGAACACAAGTACATTGATGAAGTAGGAATGATGAACGTAATGTTCGTTATGAATGGGAAAATCGTAACCCCAAATCTTAGCTCTGCAATTCTGGATGGCATCACCCGCGATTCACTTCTGACCATGGCCCGTGAAATGGGGTTGCCGGTTGAAGAACGCCGCGTGAGTATTGACGAACTTGAAGAAGGGTTTAAAAACAAGACTCTTACGGAAGCCTTTGGTGCAGGAACGGCTGCGGTAGTTGCACCGATTGCCGTTATCCATATCCATGGTACCGACTATCAGCTTCCCGCTGTAAGTTCCTCCAGCATTCAGCAAAAATTGAAGGCAAAGCTGACGGATGTTCGACTTGGAAATACTCCTGATGCTCACAACTGGAATTACATCATTTAA
- a CDS encoding PLP-dependent aminotransferase family protein produces the protein MKTAQLTTDHLYQEVAERIERLIERKALKVGDKLLSVRTLSKEQGISLSTAFQAYYHLESKGLVEARPQSGYYVKFTPGNMLKVPTTCDPSEEALPVTIDEMISSVYHDLRSDKLINFSLGAPSVELLPAAKLNKAVTHALRTSQDSCLNYEHIQGNVELRKQIARQSFNWGGTLGEDDIVVTAGCMEALSLSLKAVTKPGDAVAIESPTYFAIFQVMESLGLKVVEIPTDPETGVDLDRLESAMAKFNIRACLFVPNFNNPMGSCLSDEKKKKLVDLVTKNNIPLIEDDIYGELFFGKVRPRTCKSFDKKGMVIQCGSFSKSLAPGYRIGWVVPGKFKDSVVRLKRMNNVSTNTLAQAAIANFLANGRYELHLRHLRKALHTQCLRYIQAVTEYFPESTRITRPQGGFALWLELDKRIDSYKLHKRALKAGIGIAPGQIFSSQGQFKNCFRISFGLPWSDKVEQGIKTLGELVRKY, from the coding sequence ATGAAGACTGCGCAACTAACAACCGATCATCTTTATCAGGAGGTAGCGGAACGTATTGAAAGATTGATTGAGCGTAAAGCATTAAAAGTAGGAGATAAGCTGTTGTCTGTCCGTACTCTCAGTAAGGAGCAAGGAATAAGTCTCAGCACTGCATTTCAGGCGTACTATCATCTTGAAAGCAAAGGACTTGTTGAAGCCCGGCCTCAATCAGGCTACTATGTGAAATTCACACCGGGTAACATGCTCAAGGTTCCTACTACGTGCGATCCATCAGAAGAGGCGCTGCCCGTTACCATTGATGAAATGATCAGCAGCGTGTATCACGACCTTCGTTCCGACAAGCTGATTAATTTTTCACTAGGTGCTCCTTCTGTTGAATTGTTGCCAGCAGCAAAACTGAACAAGGCTGTAACTCACGCACTCCGAACCTCTCAGGATAGCTGTCTTAACTATGAGCACATCCAGGGGAATGTTGAATTGCGTAAGCAGATAGCACGACAATCATTTAACTGGGGAGGAACGTTGGGTGAAGATGATATAGTTGTAACGGCAGGCTGCATGGAAGCTTTGTCTCTAAGCCTGAAAGCCGTTACCAAACCGGGCGATGCGGTGGCCATTGAAAGCCCTACCTACTTTGCAATATTTCAGGTGATGGAAAGTCTTGGTTTGAAAGTAGTAGAGATACCAACCGATCCTGAAACCGGTGTTGATCTTGACCGCCTTGAAAGTGCGATGGCGAAATTCAACATAAGAGCGTGTCTGTTTGTGCCCAATTTCAATAACCCAATGGGCAGTTGTCTTTCAGATGAAAAGAAAAAGAAGCTGGTGGACCTTGTCACGAAAAACAATATTCCTTTGATCGAGGATGACATCTATGGTGAATTGTTCTTTGGGAAAGTTCGTCCCCGCACATGCAAGTCATTTGACAAGAAGGGAATGGTCATTCAATGCGGATCATTCTCCAAGTCACTGGCGCCAGGATATAGAATTGGATGGGTGGTACCAGGCAAGTTCAAAGACAGTGTTGTGCGGTTGAAGAGAATGAATAATGTCTCAACCAACACACTGGCTCAGGCTGCCATTGCAAATTTTCTTGCCAACGGCAGATATGAACTCCATCTACGTCATTTAAGAAAAGCACTGCATACTCAATGTCTTCGTTACATTCAGGCGGTGACGGAGTATTTTCCTGAGAGTACCCGGATCACTCGTCCGCAAGGAGGGTTTGCATTGTGGCTTGAGCTTGATAAAAGAATTGACTCCTATAAGCTTCACAAGCGGGCACTGAAGGCGGGTATTGGAATCGCGCCGGGTCAGATCTTTTCATCTCAGGGACAATTCAAAAATTGCTTCCGTATTTCCTTTGGATTGCCGTGGTCTGATAAAGTTGAACAGGGTATTAAGACATTGGGTGAATTAGTGAGAAAATATTGA